The Lolium perenne isolate Kyuss_39 chromosome 6, Kyuss_2.0, whole genome shotgun sequence genome segment GCTGAAAGCTTTGTCTTCACCTTTTTCTTGCCGACCTTAAAACTGCTGCCCTTCTTTTTCTTATCACTGCCATCAATCTGAACAGACAGAGAGAAAAAAAATAGCGTTAGCACAATAGCAATTCTGGTCGTTCAGATCAAAATTCATGCCACATTACAGCACCAAGCGGTTTGAATCAGCCTCATTCATAATAAAATGCAGGGGAAAGGCTGCCTAGAAATACCCTCCCCCAGACGCCATAATGTGTGGGAGCTTTCAGCACTGGGTACGCCCTTTTttattagagcatccccactcgttggcgctccccacgcccaaatccggcgaaattttcgtccggattggaggaagatttggcgtggggaggagtagtttcccagtcgtgtgctccccaagcggcgtttctcggggaaaaagaggatggctcggggaatccggacgaaagaggagacacgtgggcgtgggcggttggtttagcttcatccggagtccccgagcgctccccggggggccggggatggcatggggagtccggatgaaaataggcccaaatccggaccaaaacgaggaaccgggggcgtgactgggccgaatttcgccgtccggatgaaaaaaagtggccgtggggggctctgtggggagacgagtggagatgctcttacagcaCCAAGCGACAGAGGGTGAAATTCGAAAAGCCAGTGGGGAAAACAAACTGCAATGGATGTATCATAGCCTAACATAATTTAAGAGATGACAACTTGGACTACTAGGTCGGGTGATATACGAAATCCAGGAAGCTTATTCATCGGGAAAAAAAATCTAGGATTGAATATATGTTTCCACATGAATGAAAGGAAAATTGAGGGCACTACGAACTGAAAATAATTCCAACAGTTTCACGCATCTCTTCTTGTGCTTCAAGTTGGATAGGACAAGAACTACACAGATATTGTCAGCTGGGTCTGCCCTGAGGCCCCAAACCATGGTCTAATAGATAGACTCAGGCTTGGAACAAAATGCCCTGCCAAATTACCATGTTTCTTTTCTATTAACTCCAGCAAGCCGTTGCAGCATAAGAGCTAACAGCTAGCTGTGCTATTCTTTTCCAAACACCCAAACAACCTGATGATATTCAGACGGTGGACTCCTAAACCATTACAAGTGGAGAGCTCCATGTACAAATAACACCATTACACGATATGCAAATTTTACAGACAGAGGCATCCAGCCGCATCGATCGCGGGACCGTTATGAGAAATCGATAGGACAACTAGTGTAGAGCAGAGCATAATAAAGGGGTGGATGGCGGGCGGATACCTTCATCTTGGATTTCTTGGCCTGCAGCTTCTTGGCCCGCTCCTCCTTGGCAGCCTTCTCCCCTGGTTATTCACATCACACGTgaacaaaacaaaaaagaaaaatcagGCGCCCGTCTTAGTCCAGAGAGTTCGTCCCTCTCAGCAGCGACAAATCCATGGAGAGAGAGAGTAGTGGCAGTAATATTACTCTGGAGGTCGAACTCGTGCGCCCTCCTCCTCGTGGCGAGGTTGTTCTTCTTCGACATCGCCCTTCCTTCCTCGATCGAGCGAGTGTTTTCTCTCTAGCCggcggccgcgcagacagacgaaCCCTAGCCAAGATTTCTCTTCCTCTCTTCTCTCCTCCAACTCCCCTCTCTCCGGGCCTAGTAGCCGATAGACTTTTGACCGACGATCTAAGACGGGCTTCGCTTAGGGCCCATCTACGAGCGAACAACGAGCCCAGCCCAAGTCTAACCCACATGGCACTGGGCCGCAATGTCTCGATAGAATGCGGCCACCGAGAGACTCGTGATTACCGGACCGATGATGTCCGCCACCGAGAGACTTGACGGCGACGTGGGACAAAAAAAATGGCGGCCGACAGGGACACGTGGCCCGGGAGAGACACACCATCGAGCACGGCGGACACGTGCTGCCTGACCGGCCGCCGGCGTGTCACTCCTCGCCGCACCTCCCTACCACCGAGGATGCGAGGATTTAGCAAGTAAACTTTCGCGATTAGACGCGCGATTAGCAGCACAGCTCAGCTCATTAGCCGCTGCCCGCCGGCGCCAGCGAGGCAGGTCGCACAGGAGAAAGGCGCCTTGTTAGGGGGAAAGCGTACGCCGGCGGTGCTGCTACTAATACAGCTCAGGCTCAGCGAGCTTCGACAACCTTCCAAGTTCGAAGAGCGGCAGGAGAGTGTGGTACTACTCGCtagggagaagatggagatgcAGGAGCCAAAGGGAGCGCacgcggtggcgccgccgccgaCCACCGTTGAGGCCGGCAAGCCTGCCGGCGTTGGTGGAGTTGTCCATAGTGAGAAAGAATCCGTCTCTCCTTTGCTTCGTTTTTGCCTACCCAGAGTGCTGAGATTTTTGGTAGCTCAGCATTCAGTTGCTAACTCGATCGGTTGTTACAGATGGGCCGCCGGCACCAGCACAGAAAGCGCATGCACCAGCAGGGGACGGCGGTGTGTCGTCGATCTTTGCTTACAGTTCAGTCACCGTGATGGAAGAAGTACTTCGGTTCTAACTAAACCCGTTTTGCTGCAGGTGTTCCTCCAGCACCGGTGCCAGCATCAGCAGACAACGCAAAAGCAGCAGCGGGTTCAGCTGACCGAGGTATAGTGTCCTTGGAAGTTTCACTGTCAGGCAGCTCGTTGTAATCTTCCCCTGACATCGAAGAAATTGATGGGACTCGCAGATGCCGTGCTCGCCAAGGTGGAGATGGAGAGGAAGCTGTCGATGGTCAAGGCGTGGGAGGAGCACGAGAGGAGCAAAGTCGACAACAGGTGACCGAACTCAAACTGAATTTTGCACAAGAATATCCTGTCCCCATGTGTGTTTGGCCGCAATGTAATTAAGTGGAGATCGTTACGCTTCAGGGCTGAGCACAAGATGTCCTCCATCCTGTCGTGGGAGAACACCAAGAAGGCGTCGATCGAAGCCAAGCTGCGAACACGGGAGGTCTCGGCTCTGAACTCTACCTTAATCCAAACCCAGTGACCCTTTAGTTGCAAAATTCAGTCGGTGTTGTCGCACGTTAGTTAGCAGTGGGACAAGGGTCATGTTAAGTCCTGTGTGCGGCTCATTTCATTCTAGCTGTAGCTTTGTAAAAGGATCATGGTGCAGTATGGCGCCTATTCTGAACCCGCTGATCAATCAATATGCAGGAGAAGCTGGAGAAGAAGAAGGCAGAGTACGCGGAGAAGATGAGGAACCGGATGGCGACGATCCACAAGGAGGCGGAGGAGAAGAGGGCGTCCGTGGAGGCGAAGCGGCAGGAGGAGGTGCTCAAGTACCAGGAGACGGCGGCGAAGCACCGGTCAACAGGGACCACGCCCAAGAAGAAATTCCTCCAGTGTTTCGGCTAAGCGCATACACATATTAGATACGTGAATGAATATATATACCACGGTGAAGTTGTCTGCTATGTATAGCTAGCTAGAAGATGTGCTCTTGGCTTGTTTGTTGGTTGGAACATGATGATAAGAGATCATGGTTGTATTGTGCTTGTATACTTAGTTGGGATCACTTTGAAGTTATGCTGCTCCTGTGTAGTGTAATGCCTGTCTCTCTCGGTGTGTGGGGCATGTGACGTATTTGTGAAAGTGTAGGTACTCGGATTTGGGAAATACCACGAAATTTGTCTCATGGATTAGCCTGCCTCTTATGCAGAGAAGGtcctctttctggaaaaagaaaatgcagaGAACTAAGCAGTCAAGTTCAGCGTTACACGTCAGTTATTGCACATGAACGACTTGTTTGCGAGAGTTCACACAATCACACTTGCGAAAAAATAACAACATGAAATGTAATTGAAACACAAGATTCGTATGGTACCCCTAGATGAACCAGATCGCAACGTCCAAGGTTCTTTTTGGAAGCTTCATCGCCTCAAGTGACATAGTTCCCACGACGTCCAAGGTTCTCTTTGGAAGCTTCATATTCCCGGTGGCGGCGAGGTGCTCATGAGGAAGAAGCTATGGACCCGATTGCTTTCTCCATTAGGTTTTCAGGGTCCTGTTTGCAAAAGTCAAGAACTAATTTGTAATTTCCTGTTTTCTTTAGGTCTTTATGTAAGGTGTACTATCCTTATCCTAATATAAAAGCGGTCGGGGCCTTTGAGGCCTTTCTTGTGTAAGATAAACCATTTTCTACAAGTAGGTAAAAGAGTAAGTAGAATTTCTACTTCTCACATTCGGAAGGCAAAATCCTTAACATGCCAAATATATGGTTGGCCCAATAGATCCTGTGGTGCCTCATACACATTAATTATTTTTTCAGAACGAAACCCTAACATTCCCCCATCGACCACTCGCCGCGCTCGGAGAATGCGGGCGCGGATCTCCGGCCACCGGCCCTCCTTCACTTGGACAACACGCGCGTGGATGGAGTTAATGCGCTGCGCGGCTGGTCTCACGGCCTGGGACTTGGCTAGTGCTGGCCTCCCTCCTTCGGCCTGCAGGCGCGCAGACGCGGGCACACTCCAGCGAGCGAGGTCGTCCTGGTACCTAAGGCGGTCGTACATGACCGACCTTGTCCCTCTCGACACACGAAGCTCGGTATGGTCCCTCTCGACCCCGTCCATATCTTTGTATGCTTATCTGGATTAGTATGAATTATTTCGGTGAGATGGTCTTGAATGGAGATTCATGGTAGATTTGTTTTGCAAAATAGATTCGACATTATACACTTCAGGTTTGGCAGATATATTCAATAAAAATTTGCAGCGAAAGGTGTGTTATGAGGACAATTCCAGTGTCCAGAATGACAATTTTGATTGGAAACTGTACAAAAGATTGATGTAGTAAGCCATATGAGATAACATCTCACCTTTTGATTGGCATTGTTGACTAAGTTTATGTTTGATATGCAACAAGACATAGATAATATAATGTATATGGGTGTGTACAGAATGCCACATGTTAGTGCAGGTacaagtacatcttggttccaTGTTAGATATCCATGTCTTGGTTCCTACATTGTCCACCTCAGTCTTTGTGGTATGTTGTTGCAATAGTTGACAACTATTGCTTCTGACCAGTATTGTAGTCATTCATTCTCATAACAAGAGGATATGCCAAGAAATTACTGATGAGGTCATTTCTTTGACAGTTGATTTGGTGAATGTTCACTACATTTACAGACACAACATCTACAACTGCACAAACCAAAAGTATCTGAACTAGAAGGGACAGCCATATGTTCAACCGTCCTTTCATAACCTCGGTTCTACTTTAATTGACGAAGAGAAAGAAAGTGCCTTTGTTATTCATGCCAATCAACTTCTTATGTAGTGTCACCAAAATACAATCCAGCTATGGTTAACTATAGGAAACCGATTGAAAAATAGTAATGTGTAGATCTAACACATGAAATTAATTGTACTTACACAATGGATCCAGTGAAGCTATGCTATACACATCAATATATAGATAAGCAATACACAATGACATAAGTGGTAAAAAATGCTTCCCCATTGAAGTTTGTCTGTGAAAGTTCAAACAGTTTTCACGGtcaaactttgctagagtagactGCACATATGTATGTGGGATGCCTGGTAAAATGTAGAAGAATTCCAATGGAAGACAAATGTATAGATAAATTTAACATAGAGTTTTTGCGGCAGGACTGCACTGCGCTACCATAAGTGCATGCCTTGGTTACTCTATCAGTTGTGTGGTGTACTGGTGTATCGTGTTTAGACGTGGTTAGTCCGAAATAAGTCCATATCTTGTCCTCCCTGTCCCATGTATCTTGTCTTAGGTGTGCAAACCGTATTGTTAAAAAAAGAGTTTGTAAACCGTATGAACATTTTCGTGCTCCACGCGTGGTTCAGCCTGACTTACATCTTGTTCTTCTCGTTGTTAATTATTTATGCTGCTAGAATGTGTAACTCTTCCATTTCAACTTCTGTTTCAATGAAAAAGAATGCATAACTTCTGATTTGGTAGCCATGATGCCGATTTTTCCAGGCTCGCATGACCAGCTTTTGAAAGGGTTGTTGTTATCCCGGGACTGTGTACAAAGTTACGCTGCTTAGGTTCTTGTCGCGGCAAGAAAAAAACTTACACTAATTTTATAATTAAAATGATTTAGGAATCAACAGAGCAATGAGGACCACCTAACTTCCTTAATTCTGAATGCTCATTCATGTTTCAAATGGTATGATTTTGGTAACATGGAGATGGCCACATATCTCGTCCCGAAGAACAAGGACATTAGTACAAACCGCCAAGGAGCATGAATGAAAGAAGGGATGTAGGACTAACAACTTCTTGACATCTCATACACTCTAGGCTCTTCTATGTAGTGATAATAAGCTTGATAGGATTACACATTTACACTCTATACAAACTATATGGTTGCTTTAGAGATCCGTATGTTCTAGATTAATTTACCAATTTTTTTTAATATAACTAAGGATATCATGGATAAGTGAGCATTTAACACACTTCAATGTATTAAGTGTATTGTTAATTTGTGTTGCAATATGACGCTACCTTTAGTTTTCTTCAATTTAGAGTATAATCAATTTCAAAACAAGTTATCTTAAATATATCTCTAACTATTTTAAAAAGTTAAAAAAACAATTAAAAAATGCACTTCCCTTTCAACACAAGAAAATGGAAATAAAGCTAAAATATTACAGTGCATGAAAAATATGCACCTTACTATGTATTTAATATTGCATATTATGTTAATTATACATGAAATTTTTTAtttaagatattataccaatagaTGTATTAACCAAAAATAACATAAATTTATTGGCAACATTAGTTATGATGAAGTAAAAAAGTTCAACATAAATTAGCAACAATGATAGTATATTTTAACTCAGGCTAGGACAAAAAATCACCTAACGTTATTTTGAATATAGTTGCTGTGAGTTTGTTCAGTCATATTAAAAAAACACATATTGTTTGAGTGGTGAAAACTTAATgatatgataaaaataaaaacaatctTCCTACATAGTGCACTTACCATTCAACACAAGAAATGGAAAAGTGAAAATATTATATTGCATCTGACAAATATGCACCTTGCTATATATTTATCATATTTCATATCATGTTAATTGAATGACCAAAATTAtttaagatattataccaatagaTATATTAACAAAATTAGAATTAGTTTATTGGCAACATTAGTTGTGATGAAGTAAAAAAAGTTCAATATAAATTTGTGAGAACGATATATTTTTACTTGGCTTAGGCCAAAGAATCATTAAAAAAAACCATGTTTAAGATGTGAAAAACTAacgatactccctccgttccaatgAGTAAGATATATATCCTTTTCGAAAAGCCAAGTTAAGTATAATTTGACCAAATTTTTAGAATTATTAACAACTATAATATGATATAGATATCATATGAAGTTACATTTCATAATGTATCTAACGATATTGAGTTTGTACCGTACATGTAAATAATTTATTccaaaaacttggtcaaactttacatagtttgacttttcaaaaaaaaatagacttattctttggaatggaggtagtattAATTAAGAAACCAATTTTATTTATAGTTAATGATTACTGATAGAAACTAATCAAGACAACTCTCGAAAAGAAAATTTGTTGAAGGAAGGATCATTCAACTAACAATCATAATTAACTATAATTTTAATTATTAGATGTAACTTTTATCTAGGGTTTAGAGTAAAGAATAAAATATCCCTAGTGAATCGAGGGTTGATCATTGATAGGGTGTTCTAATATTTGGGTTCCTTATCGGGATCTCATAAGCACTCATGTAGTGGCCAACGTTTAATTGCAGCGGTAGATCTCTTGTGGTGGGTGACCTGGAGACAACATATCTCTTGTTCACTAACCTCACACTGTCTCCACTATCTATTTTATTGTTCACTTTTGTAAATGCTGATATGAAATAGGGTTTATAGGATGAATTATGAAAAAAACAACCCCTGATATACTTTAGCGGAACATGGGGCTGGGCTTGGTGCTTTAACTCTCAACCAAAAACACATGTGTAGTTAATCTCTTGCACCTTATCGGTCTCCCATATTTACAAGTTCCAACCTGGTGCGCCATGAAACATTTTGAAACTCGAATAATTTTGTAGTTATATGTTTGATTGAGTTGTATGCATGATGATGACATCCGTACTACATTTACAAACACACCATCTACAAATGAACATACCAAAAGTATCTGAACTGGAAGGGCCAATCACTAGGGTTGCACACGGTAGCTCAATAATGCACTTTAGTTTGTAGAAAATATTGCAAATGTTCATGCGAATATGATCCTAATTAAATAACGTGTATTTTTTCCTAtccgtgatacgtcccaaacgtatctataatttcttatgttccatgctacttttatgatgatactcacatgttttatacacattatatgtcgttattatgcattttccggcactaacctattgacgagatgccgaagagccgcttgtcgtttctgctgtttttggtttcagaaatcctagtaaggaaatattctcgaaattggacgaaatcaacgcccagggtcctattttcacacgaagcttccagaagactgaagaggataagaagtggggccacgaggcaccgccacaacagggcggcgcggcccaggtgctggccgcgcggccctggtgtgtggggccctcgtgtggccccctgacctgcccttccgcctacttaaagcctccgtcgcgaaacccccagtaccgagagccacgatacggaaaaccttccagagacgccgccgccgccaatcccatctcgggggattcaggagatggcctccggcaccctgccggagaggggaatcatctcccggaggactcttcatcgccatgatcgcctccggattgatgtgtgagtagttcacccctggaccatgggtccatagcagtagctagatggtcgtcttctcctaattgtgctatcatgctcgatcttgtgagctgcctatcatgatcaagatcgtttctttgtaatcctacatgttgtgtttgttgggatccgatggatattgaatactatgtcaagttgattatcaatctatcatatatgttgtttatgttcttgcatgctctccgttgctagtagaggctctggccaagttgatacttatgactccaagagggagtatttatgctcgatagtgggttcatgcctccattaaatctgggacagtgacagaaagttctaaggttgtggatgtgctgttgccactagggataaaacatcgatgctttgtctaaggatatttgtgttgattacttaatgcaattgtctgttgcttgcaacttaataccggaaggggttcggatgataacctgaaagtggactttttaggcatagatgcatgctggatggcggtctatgtactttgtcgtaatgccctgattaaatctcatagtactcatcatgatatatgtatgtgcattgttatgccttctttatttgtcaattgcccaactgtaatttgttcacccaacatgctattcatcttatgggagagacaccgctagtgaattgtggaccccggtctattctttacatctgaaatacaatctactgcaatacttgttctttactgttcttcgcaaacaatcatcttccacacaatacggttaatcctttgttcacagcaagccggtgagattgacaacctcactgttacgttggggcaaagtactttggttgtgttgtgcaggttccacgttggcgccggaatccctggtgttacgccgcactacacttcaccgccatcaaccttcaacgtgcttcttggctcctcctggttcgataaaccttggtttctttctgagggaaaacttgctactgtctgcatcacaccttcctcttggggttcccaacggacgtgtgttaattgcacgcatcaagctctttttctggcgcctttgccggggagatcaagacacgctgcaaggggagtctccacttccaatctctttactttgttttttgtcttgctttactttatttactactttgtttgctgcacttaaacaaaacacacaaaaaattagttgctagctctactttatttactgtcttgctctctatattaaaaacacaaaaaaattagttacttgcatttactttatctagtttgctttatttactactgctaaaatgagtaatcctgaagttgaagttcgttcgtttaaacaacaaggtggagaaagttttaaagatgcttggtatagaattagtgatgctcatcataggtgcactaagaaacactccactattatcctacttaggaacttttatgttggaatatctagttggaataggtatgttcttgatactctttcggggggtaatttcctaggtactcctgctttagaagctagttgcatcattgagagtctagttggaataccacctgttaatgaaactaaaattgaaatctctcttgaggatgtcatgaaaaagttggaagccatagagaaaaatcttccaagtgttgagactaaactggaggtattacttgataatactgataaacttgataaatccctaggaggaattaatgaaagaattgctattttagaaacttgtgctatccatgataatcaaacccatagaattggtaaacttgaagaagctatgggaaaattgggttcaactttttcttctcttaaatttaaggagaaagcttatgtgggcaaggagcaaaaattcatgtatgtctctaaggtgcctaagccaaaggaTTATAAgccttgtaagggtatattgcccctatgtgtggttttggtaattaatgacaacccctatggactaatgttttcattgagtttatatgaaggaatattccataggtactacttgtactccatatgttggattcaagtatggatgccatgaagataaagatataccttgtgtattggcatcaagatcatcggtttgaagatataaatgtgatatgatcaagaataagaaatgaagatggagttcttatgtggaactcaatattagccatgctctatcttatgagagtatgagaagatacaaggttaagtcgggcaagttcaagatgagcatctcaagtggatcacatgcttgaagcttgccgtccatttggtgataatggacatgttaaGATGTGCAtaaatagagctttcccatcatggtgtatgggggagcatttgtgagtcttcacgaagcgacgatgatcaagttgaggcattccggtttgagaagagcttgaagagctatcatcaagatcaagcgggattgatacgtctccaacgtatctataatttctgatgttccatgcttgttttatgacaataccgacatgttttgttcacactttatgtcattattatgcgttttccggaactaacctattgacgagatgccgaaaggccagttgctgttttctgctgtttttggttccagaaaggctgttcgggcaatattctcggaattggacgaaatcaacgccaaacctcctatttgtcccggaaggctccgaacaccgaagaagagtcggagaggggccagggggccaccacaccataaggcggcgcgggccagaccctggccgcgccggcctagggtgaggccaccctgtcagccctcctgcgccgcctcttcgcctatataacccctttcgacctaaaaacgcagtaccaattgacgaaactccagaaagactccaggggcgccaccaccgtcgtgaaactccaattcgggggacagaactctctgttccggcaccctgctgggacggggaattgcccccggggccatctccaccgccgtcttcaccgccatcttcaccgccatcgctgcctccatgatgaggagggagtaatccacccccgaggctgagggctccgctgtagctatgtggttcatctctctcccatgtacctcaatacaataatctcatgagctgctttacatgattgagattcatatgagttttgtatcacaattcatctatgtgctactctagtgatgttattaaagtagtctattcctcctccatgatgtaatgttggcactgtgtgcatcatgaagtacttggtttatgctatgattgtgatctcttgtagattatgaagttaactattactatgatggtattgatgtgatctattcctcctttcatagtgtgatggtagtagtgtgcacactatgttagtacttggtttagtcgtgttgatctatcttgcactctaaggttatttaaatatgaacattgcattgtggagcttgttaactccggcattgagggttcgtgtaatcctacgcaatggtgttcatcatccaacaagagtgtagagtatgcatttatctattctgttatgtgatcaatgttgagagtgtccactagtgaaagtatgatccctaggccttgttcctaaatactgctatcgctgcttgtttactgttttactgcgttacaactgctgcgttactactgcttgtttattgtcctgggcaaagcacttttctggtgccgttgctactacttattcataccacctgtatttcactatctcttcgccgaactagtgcacctattaggtgtgttggggacacaagagacttcttgctttgtggttgcagggttgcttgagagggatatctttgacctcttcctccctgagatcgataaaccttgggtgattcacttaagggaaacttgctgctgttctacaaacctctgctcttggaggcccaacactgtctacaagaatagaagctcccgtagacatcaagcacttttctggcgccgttgccggggaggaaaggtaaaaggcactcatactccggttccaggtaaagtaattttctagcgccattgtgtttgtgctcgaagctatttcctttagatcctgcaattgcatctttttgtttcttgttttacactagttaggcataatggaatataactatgagcttcttaatttatttcctaagctaagacatgaattgtgtgatgcgaaaaataaagaacctatggaacctcatttgcatgctagtagcaatattattggtatgaacgcaatcactgctaatgctatgaataagtctaagcttggggaagctagtttctgtgatctttttggcttcccatctttaggggagaaaatttgttctgataatgctttatctcccatatgcgataactctaatgatgcttctgatattttaaatccacctgctgaaagtattccgtataaaatatctatgaaaattattgaacgcgttatggataaccgctataaaggggatggaactatccatcctggagatcatttactatttttgcatgaattatgcgggttattcaagtgtgcaggtatctctatggatgaagtgaagaagaagctattctctatttcgttgtctggtaaagcggcgcattggtataaattgttggagaatagtcattctcttggttgggaggaaattgtacctctcttttattctaaattttatcctcctcatgaagtgcatattgataggaattatatttataacttttatcctcgtgatggagagagtatttctcaagcgtgggggagattgaagtcactaatgctcaaatgtcccattcatgagctcccccgtaatgttattgttaataatttttatgcgaggctttcaggacaacacaaggactatctggatgcctgttcggagggatctttcacaagcaaggaggttgaagctaggtgggatcttcttgatcggat includes the following:
- the LOC127305267 gene encoding uncharacterized protein; the encoded protein is MSKKNNLATRRRAHEFDLQREKAAKEERAKKLQAKKSKMKIDGSDKKKKGSSFKVGKKKVKTKLSALTKAKAAQAMEVDK
- the LOC127305268 gene encoding remorin yields the protein MEMQEPKGAHAVAPPPTTVEAGKPAGVGGVVHNGPPAPAQKAHAPAGDGGVPPAPVPASADNAKAAAGSADRDAVLAKVEMERKLSMVKAWEEHERSKVDNRAEHKMSSILSWENTKKASIEAKLRTREEKLEKKKAEYAEKMRNRMATIHKEAEEKRASVEAKRQEEVLKYQETAAKHRSTGTTPKKKFLQCFG